A genomic segment from Necator americanus strain Aroian chromosome III, whole genome shotgun sequence encodes:
- a CDS encoding hypothetical protein (NECATOR_CHRIII.G9086.T3), whose product MCVHYKGKSKKEKRKGEKGKQEALQTPEPIVDQPIQPIKTPQAVAPSDLKGSTGKKKRTRKDEDSDNTLTGLPPNMPDMELEEFEYRQQLILDEHLMLSGVFVSVFVLPDNSEFDIDPTNRSRKVKDRAVFTPGFAASIQIPPAINFISWKNYFVRRKSTSQLNSTMPRFKEGRIWDYFRMTLKRSCTLNETMLTHSKKFRLKFDLNNNKVADEAEADSLVEERCFMWSWPFCTDGMAHGAYTRDKFLVCLPFNKGGTGEKNGTTKKFERIAESNYSWSMGLSHDAELGSTCFWRLEIEVHRKLNAIVLIASRDISRYNENTKRLKRIRKVYRLPDHYDVSTTTTTMYDYAVIVEAYKRERVKPLIRRCSSDL is encoded by the exons ATGTGTGTACATTACAAAGGGAAAAGCAAAAAG GAAAAACGGAAAGGTGAAAAGGGAAAACAAGAAGCGCTACAAACACCCGAACCAATCGTTGATCA ACCTATTCAACCGATAAAGACCCCACAGGCAGTAGCTCCATCGGATCTTAAAGGATCAACTGGAAAAA AGAAGCGTACACGCAAAGATGAGGACTCGGATAATACATTGACTGGT CTTCCACCAAATATGCCGGATATGGAACTGGAAGAATTTGAATACCGCCAACAATTGATTTTGGACGAACATCTGAT GTTATCCGGTGTCtttgtcagtgtttttgtcctcccagacaactctg AATTCGATATCGACCCGACGAATCGATCAAGAAAGGTCAAGGATCGCGCAGTGTTCACGCCCGGATTTGCTGCATCCATTCAAATTCCGCCGgcaatt AACTTTATCTCATGGAAGAACTAttttgtaagaagaaaaagtacttCACAAttaaactctacgatgccaagattcaaggaggGTCGAATTTGGGACTATTTT AGGATGACACTAAAACGCTCTTGTACTCTCAACGAAACGATGCTTACACATTCCAAGAAATTCCGATTAAAATTCGacctgaataataataaa GTAGCGGATGAAGCAGAAGCCGACAGTCTTGTCGAGGAACGTTGTTTTATGTGGTCATGGCCGTTTTGTACCGacg GGATGGCTCATGGCGCTTACACGCGAGACAAATTCCTCGTATGCTTACCGTTCAACAAAGGTGGAACAGGCGAAAAGAACGGCACG ACGAAGAAGTTTGAACGAATCGCCGAAAGCAATTATAGTTGGAGTATGGGGCTGTCGCATGACGCCGAACTTGGCTCAACGTGTTTCTGGCGACTGGAAATCGAAGTACATCGCAAGCTGAACGCCATTGTTCTTATTGCATCCAG agatATCAGTCGTTACAACGAGAACACGAAACGATTGAAGCGTATTCGAAAAGTGTACAG ATTACCGGATCACTACGATGTCAGCACTACCACTACGACCATGTACGATTATGCGGTGATTGTTGAAGCGTACAAGAGGGAACGAGTCAAACCACTAATTCGGCGATGTTCATCCGATCTTTGA
- a CDS encoding hypothetical protein (NECATOR_CHRIII.G9086.T2) has product MTLKRSCTLNETMLTHSKKFRLKFDLNNNKVADEAEADSLVEERCFMWSWPFCTDGMAHGAYTRDKFLVCLPFNKGGTGEKNGTTKKFERIAESNYSWSMGLSHDAELGSTCFWRLEIEVHRKLNAIVLIASRDISRYNENTKRLKRIRKVYRLPDHYDVSTTTTTMYDYAVIVEAYKRERVKPLIRRCSSDL; this is encoded by the exons ATGACACTAAAACGCTCTTGTACTCTCAACGAAACGATGCTTACACATTCCAAGAAATTCCGATTAAAATTCGacctgaataataataaa GTAGCGGATGAAGCAGAAGCCGACAGTCTTGTCGAGGAACGTTGTTTTATGTGGTCATGGCCGTTTTGTACCGacg GGATGGCTCATGGCGCTTACACGCGAGACAAATTCCTCGTATGCTTACCGTTCAACAAAGGTGGAACAGGCGAAAAGAACGGCACG ACGAAGAAGTTTGAACGAATCGCCGAAAGCAATTATAGTTGGAGTATGGGGCTGTCGCATGACGCCGAACTTGGCTCAACGTGTTTCTGGCGACTGGAAATCGAAGTACATCGCAAGCTGAACGCCATTGTTCTTATTGCATCCAG agatATCAGTCGTTACAACGAGAACACGAAACGATTGAAGCGTATTCGAAAAGTGTACAG ATTACCGGATCACTACGATGTCAGCACTACCACTACGACCATGTACGATTATGCGGTGATTGTTGAAGCGTACAAGAGGGAACGAGTCAAACCACTAATTCGGCGATGTTCATCCGATCTTTGA
- a CDS encoding hypothetical protein (NECATOR_CHRIII.G9085.T1), whose protein sequence is MSLDMLLHALVSLLLATGVQSVVDHEDRQIILTAHGMSVDDVENRVVIPIQDGRIPPLPCVMANAGAHQHGETFTKNNFHYQCQNGTAEVVACIADDQSVIQLGRTFVKNGIKHKCNIVGDSVTYEQEAMCFDNGIHYSIGDTFRNGSFRLTCGQDGIIIEGCYLQNSAEYLMAGESRIVGRQRHECEVLSDGRVRYQVKVIGCVREGQHYNIAQVFTDKHVRYQCKNDGSLDVLGCVDEGLFLDLGRDLLMNGMVHRCYQVDTTTFYHKFNCEYGRSLSECIASSSSGMRARRLRYW, encoded by the exons ATGTCTTTAGATATGCTGCTACATGCGCTTGTGTCACTTTTGTTAGCCACCGGTGTCCAATCGGTGGTAGATCATGAAGATCGTCAGATCATCCTCACCGCTCATGGAATGAGTGTCGACGATGTGGAGAATCGTGTCGTCATTCCAA TACAAGACGGTCGAATTCCTCCATTACCGTGTGTAATGGCAAACGCTGGTGCACATCAACATGGTGAGACTTTcacaaaaaacaatttccaCTATCAATGTCAGAATGGAACGGCTGAAGTTGTAG CTTGCATAGCAGACGATCAATCAGTAATCCAACTTGGCCGGACATTTGTAAAGAATGGAATAAAGCATAAATGTAATATAGTTGGAGATTCAGTTACTTATGAACAGG AAGCGATGTGCTTCGACAATGGTATTCACTACTCAATCGGTGATACATTCCGTAACGGTTCATTCCGACTCACATGCGGACAAGATGGGATTATTATCGAAG GATGTTACCTCCAGAACTCCGCCGAATATTTAATGGCTGGCGAATCTCGTATAGTCGGTCGACAACGGCACGAATGTGAAGTTCTTAGTGACGGCAGAGTACGATATCAGGTTAAAG TGATCGGTTGTGTTCGAGAAGGTCAACACTACAACATTGCTCAGGTGTTCACAGATAAACACGTGCGTTATCAATGCAAGAATGATGGATCATTGGATGTACTAG GTTGTGTGGATGAAGGACTATTTTTGGATCTTGGACGTGATCTACTTATGAATGGAATGGTTCATAGATGTTATCAGGTTGATACCACAACATTCTATCACAA
- a CDS encoding hypothetical protein (NECATOR_CHRIII.G9086.T1) encodes MCVHYKGKSKKEKRKGEKGKQEALQTPEPIVDQPIQPIKTPQAVAPSDLKGSTGKKKRTRKDEDSDNTLTGLPPNMPDMELEEFEYRQQLILDEHLM; translated from the exons ATGTGTGTACATTACAAAGGGAAAAGCAAAAAG GAAAAACGGAAAGGTGAAAAGGGAAAACAAGAAGCGCTACAAACACCCGAACCAATCGTTGATCA ACCTATTCAACCGATAAAGACCCCACAGGCAGTAGCTCCATCGGATCTTAAAGGATCAACTGGAAAAA AGAAGCGTACACGCAAAGATGAGGACTCGGATAATACATTGACTGGT CTTCCACCAAATATGCCGGATATGGAACTGGAAGAATTTGAATACCGCCAACAATTGATTTTGGACGAACATCTGATGTAG
- a CDS encoding hypothetical protein (NECATOR_CHRIII.G9088.T1) has protein sequence MKIEILEGTVWDVKTSTTIKIQKINKKKMNVESSLDESTQNLVLGEWKLFTVDVLLLENEQLLHRFLELHTMARKG, from the exons ATGAAAATCGAAATACTTGAAGGAACTGTTTGGGACGTCAAGACGTCAACTACCATTAAAATACAAAAgattaacaagaaaaagatgaatgtTGAGTCCAGTTTGGACG AATCCACTCAGAACCTAGTCCTTGGCGAGTGGAAGCTGTTCACTGTAGACGTGTTGTTGTTGGAGAATGAACAACTTTTGCATCGTTTTCTGGAATTGCATACAATGGCTCGAAAAG GTTAA
- a CDS encoding hypothetical protein (NECATOR_CHRIII.G9087.T1): MLLTLLLLPFFSLMRRITSKDPNHSYLDELLFAKFAELDQKVALLREEMDSIAMLLERRKRARDTSLSFANQIIRRTDRLPQWAPLETWQAVAVQSTQESCPPILACGVEAESQLYSAELPVEHDQPLGPYRRDAANITSRFTFHPYSRATNNERAALSLPATVKVSTSQAFAMDSPGGIMESPSYLELLAEFEDRLANANAQPIILDHDDCAEDPPSDPDDNIGAVDDD; this comes from the exons ATGCTGTTAACATTGTTGCTCTTGCCGTTCTTCTCGCTTATGAGACGAATT ACCTCAAAGGATCCGAATCACAGTTACCTCGATGAGCTACTTTTTGCGAAATTTGCCGAGTTGGATCAGAAAGTGGCATTGTTACGCGAGGAAATGGATAGTATAGCCATGCTactggaaagaagaaagag AGCAAGAGATACATCGCTATCGTTCGCTAATCAAATCATTCGTAGAACTGATCGCCTCCCTCAATGGGCGCCGTTAGAGACATGGCAG GCAGTTGCCGTGCAATCAACCCAGGAGAGCTGTCCTCCAATTCTAGCATGTGGTGTCGAAGCTGAAAGTCAATTGTACAGTGCTGAGTTACCAGTTGAACACGATCAG CCACTTGGACCATATCGACGCGATGCGGCGAACATCACTTCACGTTTCACGTTTCACCCTTACAGTAGGGCGACGAACAATGAGCGGGCAGCCCTGTCATTGCCTGCGACAGTGAAAGT GAGCACTTCACAAGCGTTTGCTATGGATAGTCCCGGTGGAATCATGGAAAGT CCCAGTTATCTGGAACTGCTTGCGGAATTCGAAGATCGCCTTGCTAATGCTAATGCGCAACCT ATAATTTTGGATCATGACGATTGTGCAGAGGATCCACCGTCAGATCCTGACGACAATATTGGAGCTGTTGATGATGATTGA
- a CDS encoding hypothetical protein (NECATOR_CHRIII.G9087.T2) gives MTSKDPNHSYLDELLFAKFAELDQKVALLREEMDSIAMLLERRKRARDTSLSFANQIIRRTDRLPQWAPLETWQAVAVQSTQESCPPILACGVEAESQLYSAELPVEHDQPLGPYRRDAANITSRFTFHPYSRATNNERAALSLPATVKVSTSQAFAMDSPGGIMESPSYLELLAEFEDRLANANAQPIILDHDDCAEDPPSDPDDNIGAVDDD, from the exons ATG ACCTCAAAGGATCCGAATCACAGTTACCTCGATGAGCTACTTTTTGCGAAATTTGCCGAGTTGGATCAGAAAGTGGCATTGTTACGCGAGGAAATGGATAGTATAGCCATGCTactggaaagaagaaagag AGCAAGAGATACATCGCTATCGTTCGCTAATCAAATCATTCGTAGAACTGATCGCCTCCCTCAATGGGCGCCGTTAGAGACATGGCAG GCAGTTGCCGTGCAATCAACCCAGGAGAGCTGTCCTCCAATTCTAGCATGTGGTGTCGAAGCTGAAAGTCAATTGTACAGTGCTGAGTTACCAGTTGAACACGATCAG CCACTTGGACCATATCGACGCGATGCGGCGAACATCACTTCACGTTTCACGTTTCACCCTTACAGTAGGGCGACGAACAATGAGCGGGCAGCCCTGTCATTGCCTGCGACAGTGAAAGT GAGCACTTCACAAGCGTTTGCTATGGATAGTCCCGGTGGAATCATGGAAAGT CCCAGTTATCTGGAACTGCTTGCGGAATTCGAAGATCGCCTTGCTAATGCTAATGCGCAACCT ATAATTTTGGATCATGACGATTGTGCAGAGGATCCACCGTCAGATCCTGACGACAATATTGGAGCTGTTGATGATGATTGA